One window from the genome of Salvia splendens isolate huo1 chromosome 9, SspV2, whole genome shotgun sequence encodes:
- the LOC121747608 gene encoding uncharacterized protein LOC121747608, which translates to MSSILSSQNVVFATAMALSGTVILLAALRLQKPTSHFPSSDGGKKIKKKKKVHFAEDVVDPIGNSEEYRKSHKANFHKYSNPTTLKKGRKIQEMPANRLALYNGILRDRVLQKITYSC; encoded by the exons ATGTCTTCGATTCTGTCATCACAGAACGTGGTGTTCGCCACCGCCATGGCACTTTCCGGCACGGTGATTCTCCTCGCCGCTCTCCGCCTCCAAAAGCCCACTTCCCATTTTCCTTCCTCAG ATGGAgggaagaaaataaagaagaagaagaaggtgcaCTTTGCAGAAGATGTGGTGGACCCAATTGGGAATAGTGAAGAATATAGGAAATCACACAAGGCTAACTTCCACAAATATTCAAATCCAACCACTTTAAAGAAAGGCAGGAAAATTCAAGAAATGCCAGCCAATAGATTGGCCCTTTACAATGGCATTTTGAGGGATAGAGTCCTCCAAAAGATCACATATTCATGTTGA
- the LOC121748700 gene encoding uncharacterized protein LOC121748700 isoform X1, which yields MFRYMMLHSSFSSWISHFLACMGSCIGCCDKSHPITAVDEPSKGLRIQGQLVKKHNMSDDFWSTSTCDLLENSALQSQRSYSSISVSNQSVSCSGSASNPPEFINHGLLLWNQSRAQWVGTKKSQTPKKNREPVLSWNASYENLLGTSKRFPQPVPLSEMVDFLVDIWDQEGLYDC from the exons ATGTTTAGATATATGATGTTGCACAGTTCGTTCAGTTCTTGGATCAGCCATTTCCTTGCTTGCATGGG AAGTTGTATTGGTTGTTGTGATAAATCTCATCCAATCACTGCTGTGGACGAACCATCAAAAGGACTAAGAATTCAAGGCCAGCTGGTGAAGAAACATAATATGTCAGACGACTTCTGGAGCACCAGCACGTGTGATTTGTTGGAGAACAGCGCACTTCAGTCACAGAGAAGCTATTCATCAATCAGCGTCTCAAATCAAAGTGTCAGTTGCAGTGGCAGTGCTAGCAACCCTCCAGAGTTTATAAATCATG GTCTGCTGCTATGGAACCAAAGCCGGGCTCAATGGGTCGGAACTAAGAAGTCCCAAACCCCTAAAAAAAATCGAGAACCTGTATTAAG TTGGAATGCGAGTTACGAGAACCTGCTGGGGACAAGCAAGCGGTTCCCACAGCCCGTTCCTCTCTCT GAAATGGTTGATTTTCTGGTGGATATATGGGACCAAGAGGGGTTGTATGATTGTTGA
- the LOC121748700 gene encoding uncharacterized protein LOC121748700 isoform X2, producing the protein MSDDFWSTSTCDLLENSALQSQRSYSSISVSNQSVSCSGSASNPPEFINHGLLLWNQSRAQWVGTKKSQTPKKNREPVLSWNASYENLLGTSKRFPQPVPLSEMVDFLVDIWDQEGLYDC; encoded by the exons ATGTCAGACGACTTCTGGAGCACCAGCACGTGTGATTTGTTGGAGAACAGCGCACTTCAGTCACAGAGAAGCTATTCATCAATCAGCGTCTCAAATCAAAGTGTCAGTTGCAGTGGCAGTGCTAGCAACCCTCCAGAGTTTATAAATCATG GTCTGCTGCTATGGAACCAAAGCCGGGCTCAATGGGTCGGAACTAAGAAGTCCCAAACCCCTAAAAAAAATCGAGAACCTGTATTAAG TTGGAATGCGAGTTACGAGAACCTGCTGGGGACAAGCAAGCGGTTCCCACAGCCCGTTCCTCTCTCT GAAATGGTTGATTTTCTGGTGGATATATGGGACCAAGAGGGGTTGTATGATTGTTGA